In Paenibacillus hexagrammi, the following are encoded in one genomic region:
- a CDS encoding DUF2621 domain-containing protein, whose translation MNGDFFMWFIIFWVFILLFFMSVGGYFMFRKFLKVLPKEDGKSKLDWQNYYVDNSRHLWTDDSKRFLDQLVSPVPTPFRDIAKHSIAAKIGEVALEEGASKVTRDHCIKGYILATPKRDYKSLTSFLEKQQIDYSSHKHLLERAGY comes from the coding sequence ATGAATGGTGATTTTTTTATGTGGTTTATTATCTTCTGGGTGTTTATCCTGCTCTTCTTTATGTCGGTTGGTGGTTACTTCATGTTCCGCAAGTTCTTAAAAGTATTGCCCAAAGAAGATGGAAAATCAAAACTGGATTGGCAGAATTATTACGTCGACAATTCCAGACATCTATGGACAGATGACTCCAAAAGATTCCTGGATCAGTTGGTATCTCCTGTGCCAACTCCATTTAGAGACATTGCCAAGCATTCCATTGCCGCAAAAATCGGCGAAGTCGCTTTGGAAGAGGGGGCATCCAAAGTTACTAGAGATCACTGCATAAAAGGGTATATTCTAGCTACTCCGAAGCGAGACTACAAAAGTTTGACAAGCTTTCTTGAGAAGCAGCAAATTGATTATAGTTCTCATAAGCATCTACTGGAAAGAGCAGGCTATTGA
- a CDS encoding deoxyribonuclease IV, giving the protein MPKIGSHVSFSDKGLLNAAEEAISYGSSTFMIYTGAPQNTRRKPIETQFIEEGKALMDKHGIHEIVVHAPYIINLGSYKEDTFKLAVRFLQEEIRRTDYLGVRNIVLHPGAYTDKDAEYGIARIADGLNEVLAGVKDTQVNIALETMAGKGTEIGRSFEEIAAIMDKVADNHKLTVCMDTCHIHDAGYDIVNDLDGVLDHFDRVVGLSKLGVIHLNDSKNARGASKDRHAPVGSGWIGFQAMNNVARHEKLQHLPMILETPWIGKEDKSQRPMYEAEIALLSGNLSERFGGDFLDHVERIDHLLTKKDIHYRDFVLNTWDLLKSDAKAKKADGREPMERLYDIIHEERLLPELTEEQINHRLTVWFAGQEALKND; this is encoded by the coding sequence ATGCCCAAAATTGGATCACACGTCTCTTTTTCCGATAAAGGATTATTAAATGCTGCTGAGGAAGCAATTTCTTATGGTTCTTCCACATTTATGATATACACAGGTGCACCGCAAAATACCCGTCGAAAGCCGATAGAAACACAGTTTATTGAAGAAGGCAAAGCTTTGATGGATAAGCATGGCATTCATGAAATTGTCGTGCATGCCCCATATATCATTAATCTTGGTTCCTATAAAGAAGACACTTTCAAGTTGGCTGTCCGTTTCCTACAAGAGGAAATTCGACGCACCGATTATCTTGGAGTTCGGAATATTGTCTTACATCCGGGAGCTTATACGGATAAAGATGCCGAATACGGTATTGCTCGTATCGCTGATGGACTTAATGAAGTATTGGCTGGAGTAAAAGACACACAGGTGAATATTGCTCTGGAAACGATGGCGGGCAAGGGTACAGAAATCGGAAGAAGTTTTGAAGAAATCGCTGCGATCATGGACAAAGTTGCGGATAATCACAAATTGACAGTATGTATGGATACTTGTCATATACATGATGCAGGATATGATATTGTTAATGACCTGGATGGTGTACTGGATCATTTTGATCGTGTGGTTGGTTTGAGCAAATTAGGCGTCATTCACTTGAACGATAGTAAGAATGCGCGAGGAGCCAGTAAAGACCGACATGCCCCTGTAGGTTCAGGATGGATCGGCTTTCAAGCAATGAATAATGTTGCACGGCATGAGAAGCTGCAGCATCTGCCGATGATCCTCGAGACTCCATGGATCGGGAAAGAGGATAAGTCTCAGCGCCCTATGTATGAAGCAGAGATAGCACTTTTATCGGGAAATCTGAGTGAACGCTTTGGTGGAGATTTCCTTGATCATGTGGAACGTATCGATCACTTGCTTACGAAGAAAGACATTCATTATCGTGACTTTGTTTTGAATACTTGGGATTTGTTAAAAAGCGATGCGAAGGCAAAGAAAGCGGATGGTCGTGAACCTATGGAACGTTTATACGATATCATTCACGAAGAACGTTTGCTGCCCGAATTAACCGAGGAACAGATTAATCATCGCTTAACCGTGTGGTTTGCAGGCCAAGAAGCACTCAAGAACGACTAA
- the purU gene encoding formyltetrahydrofolate deformylase, whose protein sequence is MNQASNTAPLRGGDTTINRARMLISCPDQPGIVAAVSQFLFEYGANIVQSDQYTMDPEGGMFFIRIEFDLPDLSARVEQLKHDFSKVADHFRLDWSLSLAAQKKRIAIFVSKEDHCLLELLWHWRAGDLNADIAMVISNHHDMRSLVEPFGIPYHYIPVTADTKKDAEQRQLEVVGDNVDAIILARYMQIVSPAFIEHFANRIINIHHSFLPAFVGGKPYAQAHNRGVKIIGATAHYVTEELDGGPIIEQDVQRVSHRDNVEDLKRIGRHIERIVLARAVSWHVEDRIIVHNNKTVVFN, encoded by the coding sequence ATGAATCAAGCGAGTAATACGGCTCCTTTAAGAGGAGGGGACACCACAATCAATCGCGCTAGGATGCTAATTTCTTGTCCTGACCAGCCGGGAATCGTAGCAGCGGTGTCTCAGTTCTTATTTGAATACGGAGCAAATATTGTACAATCAGATCAATACACGATGGATCCGGAAGGCGGAATGTTCTTCATCAGAATTGAGTTTGATTTACCTGATTTAAGTGCTCGGGTTGAGCAGTTAAAACATGATTTTTCAAAAGTGGCTGATCATTTCCGTTTGGACTGGAGTTTATCGCTCGCCGCGCAGAAGAAGCGCATTGCCATCTTTGTGTCCAAGGAGGATCACTGTTTACTCGAATTGCTATGGCATTGGAGAGCTGGTGATTTGAATGCGGATATCGCTATGGTAATCAGTAACCATCACGATATGAGATCGCTCGTAGAACCGTTTGGAATCCCGTATCATTATATCCCGGTAACTGCCGATACGAAAAAAGATGCCGAGCAACGTCAGCTTGAAGTTGTTGGTGACAATGTGGATGCTATCATTTTGGCTAGATATATGCAGATCGTTTCACCTGCGTTTATCGAGCATTTTGCAAATCGCATCATTAACATTCACCATTCGTTCCTTCCTGCTTTCGTAGGAGGCAAGCCTTATGCTCAAGCGCATAATCGCGGTGTGAAAATCATTGGCGCAACAGCGCACTATGTGACAGAAGAGCTGGATGGCGGACCAATTATCGAACAGGATGTACAGCGGGTAAGTCACCGTGATAACGTAGAGGATTTAAAGCGAATTGGGCGGCATATCGAACGGATCGTTCTGGCTAGGGCAGTTTCTTGGCATGTCGAGGATCGAATCATTGTTCATAACAATAAAACAGTTGTATTTAATTAA